AGCCATTCCAGCATGTTTTGACGCTGAGCACCCTTGGCAAACGAATGCCAATGCCCGACATCAAAGCAGTGCCCTACCCGTTCTGCCGGTAAATGCTGCACAAGATCAACGAGCGGCGCTGGAGTTACTTCGTACGTATTCTCTAAAAAGAGCGGAGTTGTCTTGTCTGCTTCTTTAATGAGCAGTGACCATGTTAGAATAGAGCGTGACAACCATTCATCATAAAACGGCTCGTGCTGCCCTTTTTCATACAGCGGATGCCCGACATAATGCGTCGGGTTATAGATATGGGAAATCTCCAACGCCTCAAGTAAGGTCTTGCGTGTTGCTTTGAGTATGTGGTTATTCAAACTCCCTGCTGCAAGATCAAAAAATGGAAGATGAACACCACACGAAAGTCCCGCTGATTTGAAACGTTTTGCCACGTTTTTATGCCAGTCCACACCTATTTCTTGAATTGCATAGGTATCCATACCTAATTCGGGCGATACACCCTCTGCAATCAGCATATCAATGTATCGCGGCTCCCTGAAGGCAAAGCTTAGCGGTAAA
The DNA window shown above is from Halodesulfovibrio sp. and carries:
- a CDS encoding TIM barrel protein, whose translation is MGLFVNLPLSFAFREPRYIDMLIAEGVSPELGMDTYAIQEIGVDWHKNVAKRFKSAGLSCGVHLPFFDLAAGSLNNHILKATRKTLLEALEISHIYNPTHYVGHPLYEKGQHEPFYDEWLSRSILTWSLLIKEADKTTPLFLENTYEVTPAPLVDLVQHLPAERVGHCFDVGHWHSFAKGAQRQNMLEWLTAFAPRLWHLHLHDNDGSGDQHLALGAGSVPLLELFDFIQEHDLKPSATLEPHTEEAFPASIKFLETHSTSVCFLTEE